One Oryza sativa Japonica Group chromosome 8, ASM3414082v1 DNA window includes the following coding sequences:
- the LOC4346310 gene encoding multiple myeloma tumor-associated protein 2 homolog, with amino-acid sequence MYHPTRGGVRGGRDQFKWDDVKVDKHRENYLGHSIKAPVGRWQKGKDLFWYTKDKKSDSEDALKEEIRRVKEEEEQSMREALGLVPKRSSRPKGNRLDKHEYAELIKRGSTAEDLGAGHAEAAQVQGLGLYKGPRREEESSSFNLDPPEMVPAEQADNPPPETKPEREDSDDDRRSKRGREERGGEKERKRERHSEGKERRRDKQEKRSRHESDDRSKRHRKDKHKRRHDSDSD; translated from the exons ATGTACCACCCGACGAGAGGCGGCGTCCGCGGCGGACGGGATC AATTCAAATGGGATGATGTTAAGGTTGACAAGCACCGAGAGAATTACCTCGGTCATAGCATTAAGGCTCCTGTTGGAAGATGGCAGAAAG GGAAGGACCTGTTCTGGTATACAAAAGATAAGAAATCTGACTCAGAAGATGCTCTCAAGGAAGAAATCAGGAGAgtgaaggaagaggaggagcagtCCATGCGGGAGGCACTTGGCTTAGTTCCTAAGCGTAGTAGTCGACCTAAGGGCAACCGATTAGATAAGCATGAGTACGCAGAGCTTATTAAGCGAGGATCAACTGCAGAAGACTTGGGTGCTGGACATGCTGAAGCAGCACAAGTGCAGGGTCTAGGTTTATACAA GGGTCCTCGCAGAGAGGAAGAATCGAGCTCCTTTAACCTTGATCCTCCAGAAATGGTGCCCGCTGAGCAGGCTGACAACCCTCCACCGGAAACCAAACCGGAACGTGAAGATTCCGATGATGATCGTAGGAGCAAAAGGGGGcgtgaggagaggggaggggagaaagAGCGGAAGCGAGAAAGGCACTCGGAAGGAAAGGAGAGGAGGCGTGACAAGCAAGAGAAGAGGAGTCGGCATGAGTCGGACGACAGGTCGAAGCGCCACCGCAAAGACAAGCACAAGAGGAGGCATGACTCTGATTCCGACTAG